From the Ferrigenium kumadai genome, one window contains:
- a CDS encoding ankyrin repeat domain-containing protein: MTRKSKIISVLVGGGIAIFIASYLGAEKFSDGGGSPEVKESRELLDSWGGETSILIQAREKLVHALKVDPQDYLALKELARSQIAEGYINNRNVTYQKNIYVVGNFVPGTLEQAEATVREAIRINPSFAEGYVLLGYIQYQHSKLDEAAKSLAYAEKLGTDDPWLQLNWASINYAKGDYSSGNKRVERVLHSGTTKNNVLNTAYEFLISGYIRTEEHNKAVALYEERIKQNPNDAWLRGNFAGYLTNTLGRNDEAIIQARLALNIMNYGMGEQTLAMALYRKWADMVAQGNAKNGEVYFQEAFKIFPVLSEVMAYGASSPVGENLAKALVSEKGISIDAQAEDGSTALLIATNRNRVNQVRVLLDLHANPNTRDTNGWTPLLSAVDEGNIEIVNMLLAKGADVHMQAPWNGGDAAFFAERNGNTELAAKLKALAEK; the protein is encoded by the coding sequence ATGACACGAAAAAGCAAGATCATTTCAGTACTTGTCGGGGGCGGGATAGCAATTTTTATTGCCTCCTATTTGGGCGCCGAAAAATTTTCGGATGGGGGGGGAAGCCCTGAGGTCAAAGAATCTAGGGAATTGCTTGATTCATGGGGCGGAGAGACCTCGATTCTTATTCAAGCCAGAGAAAAACTTGTGCATGCATTGAAAGTTGACCCTCAAGATTATCTAGCACTGAAGGAATTAGCTCGCAGTCAGATAGCGGAAGGCTATATTAATAATCGCAATGTAACGTATCAAAAAAATATCTACGTTGTTGGCAATTTTGTTCCAGGTACTCTGGAGCAGGCCGAAGCGACAGTTCGTGAGGCCATTCGAATCAATCCAAGCTTTGCAGAAGGATATGTATTGCTCGGATATATCCAATACCAACATTCAAAACTGGATGAGGCGGCAAAAAGCCTTGCTTATGCCGAGAAGCTTGGAACCGATGATCCATGGCTACAATTAAACTGGGCAAGCATTAATTACGCTAAAGGAGACTATTCGTCCGGAAACAAACGGGTGGAACGTGTCTTGCATAGCGGAACAACCAAAAACAATGTGCTCAATACGGCTTATGAATTTTTAATCTCAGGCTACATACGTACAGAAGAGCACAATAAAGCTGTGGCGCTTTATGAAGAACGGATTAAACAAAACCCGAACGACGCTTGGCTGCGAGGGAACTTTGCCGGATACCTAACCAATACGCTTGGTCGCAATGATGAGGCGATCATTCAGGCTCGTCTAGCATTAAATATCATGAATTATGGAATGGGGGAACAAACCCTTGCTATGGCTCTATACCGCAAATGGGCTGACATGGTAGCGCAGGGTAATGCGAAAAACGGTGAAGTTTATTTCCAAGAGGCTTTCAAGATTTTCCCCGTACTTTCAGAGGTTATGGCTTATGGGGCCTCTTCACCAGTGGGCGAGAATCTGGCAAAGGCTCTGGTCTCTGAAAAAGGGATTTCAATTGATGCTCAGGCCGAAGATGGGTCAACGGCCCTTCTTATAGCAACGAACCGAAATAGAGTTAATCAGGTTAGGGTACTGCTTGATTTGCATGCTAACCCTAATACCAGGGACACGAATGGATGGACGCCACTTCTTAGTGCAGTGGACGAAGGAAACATTGAAATTGTTAACATGCTTCTTGCGAAGGGGGCCGATGTGCATATGCAAGCTCCATGGAATGGTGGCGACGCAGCATTTTTTGCGGAACGCAATGGAAATACGGAACTGGCAGCCAAGCTTAAAGCATTGGCCGAAAAGTGA
- the purL gene encoding phosphoribosylformylglycinamidine synthase, whose translation MYQTSYGKSALSAFRLEKLRAALNDAAPGVAVADTRHCYFSALKSKTLSQAQSKLLGKVLGLDKSAGEPADVKKYQRLLVIPRLGTISPWSTKATDIAQHCGLSGVQRIERGVVYYLSTKSGKALSQAELATVLPLLHDRMTETVLGDVAGAAEKIFQHGKPQPLETVDVLKGGRKALEKANREMGLALSADEIDYLVENFKKLERNPTDVELMMFAQANSEHCRHKIFNADWVIDGEAQDMSLFGMIRNTHKVSPQGTVVAYSDNSSVIEGARIDRFYPRADGGYAFSEELTHTLMKVETHNHPTAIAPFAGAATGSGGEIRDEGATGSGSKPKAGLSGFSVSNLNIPSYAQPWEGNYGKPSRIVTALQIMLDGPIGSAAFNNEFGRPNLAGYFRTFEENVSGEMRGYHKPIMLAGGVGNIKAEHTHKHDLPTGALVIHLGGPGMLIGLGGGAASSMDTGANAENLDFDSVQRGNPEMQRRAQEVIDRCWQLGDKNPILSIHDVGAGGMSNALPELVHGGGKGARFELRKIPLDETGMSPKQIWCNESQERYVLAIAPERLDEFRAMCERERCPFAVVGTAIDEDQITVHDAEFKNDPVDMPLSVLLGKPPKMTRNVKRETPRLSSFDSSAFDLRESIERVLRLPSVANKTFLISIGDRTVGGMTARDQMVGPWQVPVADVAVSLMGFNTNRAEAFAIGERTPLALINAPASGRMAVGEAITNIAAARIEKIGDIKLSANWMAAAGHHGEDAALFDTVRAVGMELCPQLGIGIPVGKDSMSMKTTWKEGKKDKAVTAPLSLIVSAFAPCPDARDTLTPQLAADLDTTLLLIDLGQGKNRMGGSALAQVYKQVGDVAPDVDDAQVLKTFFELVQRLNGEGKLLAYHDRSDGGAFVALCEMAFASHIGLDIQIDGSHGDTLRALFNEELGAVVQVKNRDVAHILQLAQESGLKSVQKIATLNQTGTIEITRGSDKLYSENAAQLQRVWSETTYQMQKLRDNPACAQQEFDRLLDVNDPGLHAKLTYDPNENPSVRPELVEGRAVLTRPKIAILREQGVNGQVEMAAAFDRAGFAAVDVHMSDIISGRVKLEDFKGFAACGGFSYGDVLGAGEGWAKSILLNPRARDEFEAFFKRNDTFALGVCNGCQMMSNLHEIIPGAENWAHFARNQSEQFEARFAMVEVQKSPSIFFDGMAGSRMPIVVAHGEGYADFGNAKKLKAAQDLVTMRYVDNYGRPTETYPLNPNGSPQGITGLTTPDGRFSIMMPHPERVFRAVQNSWYPSEWQENGAWLRMFQNARKWVG comes from the coding sequence ATGTACCAGACCTCCTACGGCAAATCCGCACTATCCGCATTCCGTCTCGAAAAACTGCGCGCCGCGCTGAACGATGCCGCTCCCGGCGTCGCTGTCGCCGACACGCGCCACTGCTACTTCAGCGCGCTCAAGAGCAAGACGCTGAGCCAGGCGCAATCCAAGCTGCTGGGCAAGGTGCTCGGCCTCGACAAGTCGGCGGGCGAGCCTGCCGACGTGAAGAAATACCAGCGCCTGCTGGTGATCCCGCGCCTCGGCACCATCTCGCCGTGGTCTACGAAGGCCACCGACATCGCGCAGCATTGCGGCCTGTCCGGCGTGCAGCGCATCGAGCGCGGCGTGGTGTATTACCTTTCGACCAAAAGCGGCAAGGCGCTGAGCCAGGCCGAGCTGGCCACGGTGCTGCCGCTGCTGCACGACCGCATGACCGAGACCGTGCTGGGCGATGTCGCCGGCGCGGCGGAAAAGATCTTCCAGCACGGCAAGCCGCAGCCCCTCGAGACCGTGGACGTGCTGAAGGGCGGCCGCAAGGCGCTGGAGAAGGCCAACCGCGAGATGGGCCTGGCGCTGTCGGCCGACGAGATCGACTACCTGGTTGAGAACTTCAAGAAGCTGGAGCGCAACCCGACTGACGTCGAGCTGATGATGTTCGCGCAGGCGAACTCCGAGCACTGCCGCCACAAGATCTTCAACGCTGACTGGGTGATTGACGGCGAGGCGCAGGACATGTCGCTGTTCGGCATGATCCGCAACACCCACAAGGTCAGCCCGCAGGGCACCGTGGTGGCCTATTCCGACAACTCCTCCGTCATCGAGGGCGCGCGCATCGATCGCTTCTACCCGCGTGCCGACGGTGGCTACGCGTTCAGCGAGGAACTGACCCACACCCTGATGAAGGTCGAGACGCACAACCACCCGACGGCCATCGCGCCGTTCGCGGGCGCGGCCACAGGCTCCGGCGGCGAGATCCGCGACGAGGGCGCGACCGGCAGCGGCTCCAAGCCCAAGGCCGGCCTGAGCGGTTTCTCCGTCTCGAACCTGAACATCCCCAGCTACGCACAGCCTTGGGAAGGCAATTACGGCAAACCCTCACGCATCGTCACCGCCCTGCAGATCATGCTGGACGGCCCGATCGGCAGCGCGGCGTTCAACAACGAATTCGGCCGCCCCAACCTGGCGGGTTATTTCCGCACCTTCGAAGAGAACGTCAGCGGCGAGATGCGCGGCTACCACAAGCCCATCATGCTGGCGGGCGGCGTCGGCAACATCAAGGCCGAGCACACGCACAAGCATGACCTGCCGACCGGCGCGCTGGTGATCCACCTCGGCGGCCCCGGCATGCTGATCGGCCTGGGCGGCGGCGCGGCATCCTCGATGGACACCGGCGCGAACGCCGAGAACCTGGACTTCGATTCGGTGCAGCGCGGCAACCCCGAGATGCAGCGCCGCGCGCAGGAAGTGATCGACCGTTGCTGGCAACTGGGCGACAAGAACCCCATCCTGTCCATCCACGACGTCGGCGCGGGCGGCATGTCCAACGCGCTGCCGGAACTGGTGCATGGCGGCGGCAAGGGCGCGCGCTTCGAGCTGCGCAAGATCCCTCTGGACGAGACCGGCATGTCGCCGAAGCAGATCTGGTGCAACGAGTCTCAGGAACGCTACGTGCTGGCCATCGCGCCCGAGCGCCTCGACGAGTTCCGCGCGATGTGCGAGCGCGAGCGCTGCCCGTTCGCCGTGGTGGGCACCGCCATCGACGAAGACCAGATCACCGTGCATGACGCGGAATTCAAGAATGATCCGGTGGACATGCCGCTGTCCGTGCTGCTCGGCAAGCCGCCCAAGATGACGCGCAACGTGAAGCGCGAGACGCCGCGCCTGTCGTCGTTCGACAGCAGCGCGTTCGACCTGCGCGAGTCCATCGAGCGCGTGCTGCGCCTGCCTTCCGTGGCGAACAAGACCTTCCTCATCAGCATCGGCGACCGCACCGTGGGCGGCATGACCGCGCGCGACCAGATGGTCGGCCCGTGGCAGGTGCCGGTGGCCGACGTGGCCGTCTCGCTGATGGGTTTCAACACCAACCGCGCCGAGGCCTTCGCCATCGGCGAGCGCACCCCGCTGGCGCTGATCAACGCACCCGCATCGGGCCGCATGGCGGTAGGCGAGGCGATCACCAACATTGCCGCCGCGCGCATCGAGAAGATCGGCGACATCAAGCTGTCGGCCAACTGGATGGCCGCGGCCGGACACCACGGCGAGGACGCCGCGCTGTTCGACACCGTGCGCGCGGTCGGCATGGAACTGTGCCCGCAGCTCGGCATCGGCATCCCGGTCGGCAAGGACTCGATGTCCATGAAGACGACCTGGAAGGAAGGCAAGAAGGACAAGGCCGTCACCGCGCCGCTGTCGCTGATCGTGTCGGCGTTCGCGCCGTGCCCGGATGCGCGCGACACGCTCACGCCCCAGCTCGCCGCCGACCTCGACACCACGCTGCTGCTGATCGACCTGGGGCAGGGCAAGAACCGCATGGGCGGCTCCGCGCTGGCGCAGGTTTACAAGCAGGTCGGCGACGTCGCGCCGGATGTGGACGATGCGCAGGTACTCAAGACCTTCTTCGAACTGGTGCAGCGCCTGAACGGCGAAGGCAAGCTGCTGGCCTATCACGATCGTTCCGACGGCGGCGCGTTCGTCGCATTGTGCGAGATGGCATTTGCCTCGCACATCGGCCTCGACATCCAGATCGACGGCTCGCACGGTGACACGCTGCGCGCGTTGTTCAACGAGGAGCTCGGCGCGGTGGTGCAGGTGAAGAACCGCGACGTGGCGCACATCCTTCAACTGGCGCAGGAGTCCGGCCTGAAGAGCGTGCAGAAGATCGCCACGCTGAACCAGACCGGTACGATCGAGATCACGCGCGGCAGCGACAAGCTGTACAGCGAGAACGCCGCGCAGCTGCAACGCGTGTGGTCGGAGACCACGTACCAGATGCAGAAGCTGCGCGACAACCCGGCCTGTGCGCAGCAGGAATTCGACCGCCTGCTCGACGTGAACGACCCCGGCCTGCACGCGAAGCTGACCTACGACCCGAACGAGAATCCATCCGTTCGCCCCGAGCTGGTCGAAGGGCGTGCGGTGCTGACCCGTCCGAAGATCGCCATCCTGCGCGAGCAGGGCGTGAACGGCCAGGTCGAGATGGCGGCGGCGTTCGACCGCGCCGGCTTCGCCGCGGTGGACGTGCACATGAGCGACATCATCAGCGGCCGCGTCAAGCTGGAAGACTTCAAGGGCTTCGCGGCCTGCGGCGGCTTCTCCTACGGCGACGTGCTGGGCGCGGGCGAGGGCTGGGCCAAGTCCATCCTGCTCAATCCAAGAGCGCGCGACGAGTTCGAAGCCTTCTTCAAGCGCAACGACACCTTCGCACTGGGCGTGTGCAACGGCTGCCAGATGATGAGCAACCTGCATGAGATCATCCCCGGCGCGGAGAACTGGGCGCACTTTGCGCGCAACCAGTCCGAGCAGTTCGAGGCGCGCTTCGCGATGGTCGAGGTGCAGAAGTCGCCCTCGATCTTCTTCGACGGCATGGCCGGCAGCCGCATGCCCATCGTCGTCGCGCACGGCGAAGGCTATGCCGACTTCGGCAACGCGAAGAAGCTGAAGGCCGCGCAGGACCTGGTGACGATGCGCTACGTGGACAACTACGGCCGGCCCACCGAGACCTATCCGCTCAACCCCAACGGCTCGCCGCAGGGCATCACCGGCCTCACCACCCCGGACGGCCGCTTCAGCATCATGATGCCGCACCCCGAACGCGTGTTCCGTGCGGTGCAGAACTCGTGGTATCCGAGCGAATGGCAGGAGAACGGGGCGTGGCTGCGGATGTTCCAGAATGCCCGTAAGTGGGTAGGTTGA
- a CDS encoding NAD(P)H-hydrate dehydratase, which produces MSKRIPALTSRQVMSSFPKRPKDSHKGQFGTVVVIGGASGMVGAPLMAARAALKLGAGCVHVGLMANNAPAVDPMQPELMLHPAAAALKLTGMDVLAIGCGLGRDLAAQKLLHDAMNTNAALVLDADALNILAQRPDLRTTLLGRNAATVITPHPGEAARLLGMEIDEVQADRPDAVQKLAQKFGSSVVLKGADSLCATRDGKLHVNKAGNPGMSAPGMGDVLTGMIAAFIAQGMSADDALLLAVHLHGAAGDELAKQVATIGMTSTEVTEWARWLLNQWA; this is translated from the coding sequence ATGAGCAAACGCATCCCCGCCCTCACCTCCAGACAAGTCATGTCCAGCTTCCCGAAACGCCCGAAAGACAGCCACAAGGGCCAGTTCGGCACCGTCGTGGTGATCGGCGGCGCTTCGGGCATGGTCGGCGCGCCGCTGATGGCGGCCCGCGCCGCACTCAAGCTGGGCGCGGGTTGCGTGCATGTCGGGCTGATGGCGAACAACGCACCTGCGGTCGATCCGATGCAGCCGGAGCTGATGCTGCATCCGGCTGCCGCCGCGCTGAAACTGACCGGCATGGACGTGCTGGCCATCGGCTGCGGCCTGGGGCGCGACCTGGCGGCGCAAAAGCTGCTGCATGATGCAATGAACACGAATGCCGCGCTGGTGCTGGACGCCGATGCGCTGAACATCCTCGCGCAGCGCCCCGACCTGCGCACGACGCTGCTGGGACGCAATGCCGCGACCGTGATCACCCCGCACCCCGGCGAGGCCGCGCGCCTGCTGGGCATGGAGATCGACGAGGTGCAGGCCGACCGCCCCGATGCGGTGCAAAAACTGGCGCAGAAGTTCGGCAGCAGCGTGGTGCTGAAAGGCGCCGACAGCCTGTGCGCCACGCGTGACGGCAAGCTGCACGTCAACAAGGCCGGCAATCCCGGCATGAGCGCGCCCGGCATGGGCGACGTACTGACCGGCATGATCGCCGCCTTCATCGCCCAGGGCATGAGCGCTGACGATGCGCTGCTGCTGGCCGTGCACCTGCATGGCGCGGCGGGCGATGAATTGGCAAAGCAGGTCGCGACGATAGGCATGACTTCGACCGAAGTCACCGAGTGGGCGCGCTGGCTGCTCAATCAGTGGGCATAA
- a CDS encoding KTSC domain-containing protein, giving the protein MKKINSGKLRAIGYDARTRLLQVQLDDGTTLQYSAVGEETWRQFSSSASAWSYYRDNIEEEFTAKRISSASTPAGKNPLDDLFAQK; this is encoded by the coding sequence ATGAAGAAGATCAATTCCGGCAAGCTGCGCGCCATCGGCTACGACGCGCGTACCCGCCTCCTGCAAGTCCAGCTCGACGACGGTACTACGCTCCAGTACAGCGCCGTCGGCGAGGAAACCTGGCGCCAGTTCAGCAGCTCGGCCTCAGCCTGGAGCTACTACCGCGACAACATCGAAGAGGAATTCACCGCGAAGCGGATTTCATCGGCCAGCACGCCGGCGGGGAAAAATCCGCTGGATGATTTGTTCGCTCAGAAATAA
- a CDS encoding histidine phosphatase family protein — translation MKIVLVRHGESEANVAHVINDDPTRAVNLTERGRAQAEEAAGRLRDVPFTHAYASEFLRAQQTAEILLRHHDCPLQIDARLNERRTGLDGQPVHVFNDLVRPDPLHIRPEGGETFLEQMERLRGFLDEVAARHPDGVILAVSHENPIVAALALTVADPGQVVRRNITNCEAVELDWPLVDASRQGGSCPRVVRGSSQQSTK, via the coding sequence ATGAAGATCGTCCTGGTCCGCCACGGCGAGAGCGAAGCGAATGTCGCGCACGTCATCAATGACGATCCCACCCGTGCGGTAAATCTCACGGAGCGGGGCAGGGCACAGGCCGAAGAGGCTGCCGGGCGCCTGCGCGATGTGCCGTTCACCCACGCCTACGCCTCCGAATTCCTGCGAGCGCAGCAGACCGCGGAGATCCTGCTGCGCCACCACGATTGTCCGCTGCAGATCGACGCGCGCCTCAACGAACGCCGCACCGGGCTGGACGGCCAGCCGGTGCATGTGTTCAACGACCTGGTGCGCCCCGATCCGCTGCATATCAGGCCGGAGGGCGGAGAGACGTTTCTGGAACAGATGGAAAGGCTGCGCGGTTTTCTGGATGAGGTCGCGGCGCGTCATCCGGATGGCGTGATACTGGCCGTGTCGCACGAGAACCCGATAGTCGCCGCACTGGCCTTGACCGTAGCCGACCCTGGGCAGGTGGTCAGGCGCAACATCACCAATTGCGAGGCGGTGGAACTGGATTGGCCGTTAGTAGATGCATCTAGGCAGGGCGGATCATGTCCTCGAGTCGTGCGTGGGAGTTCGCAACAAAGCACTAAATAA
- a CDS encoding esterase/lipase family protein produces MSEPTVIIHGWSDDSASFINLASVLRQRLGTPPITIRLADWLSMQNDVTYADLAVAMQRAWSASGLPTSPRSVNVVVHSTGTLVTRDWMTKYFTPESVPIKRFLMLAPANFGSPLAHKGRSFIGRVIKGWGQPDFQTGTQILKGLELGSPYTFNLAERDLFDDQARWYGRGRILGTVLVGNTGYSGVAAIANEEGSDGTVRISTANLNASKLEMVLDEGQRVTSIKRKDVNGSIAFGILEQENHSTITLRDEGPRNPNTVDLIIGALTTTDDSFSETGTSFPWQTTIDATTVNEQSDRFQNTVTYLRDDLNQDVRDYFVEFYRKGKPDEHFEKELYERFIDAVHPYEDNPAYRSMYLNLDELDDIQKQLGINNLFISLTAQPLYNPPKTPVGYLSLSQNQTGGLKLSGEQLPDFFKAHRTLLIDITITRKVGEKVFRINAPI; encoded by the coding sequence ATGTCCGAACCGACGGTAATCATCCACGGCTGGAGTGACGATTCAGCATCCTTTATCAATCTGGCATCGGTCCTTCGCCAAAGACTGGGGACTCCGCCTATCACGATCCGGCTCGCCGACTGGCTTTCCATGCAAAACGACGTGACCTACGCCGATCTTGCCGTGGCGATGCAACGAGCCTGGTCAGCGTCCGGATTGCCGACGTCGCCGCGTTCGGTGAACGTGGTGGTGCACAGCACCGGCACGCTGGTCACTCGTGACTGGATGACGAAGTACTTCACGCCGGAATCCGTCCCCATCAAACGTTTTCTCATGCTTGCGCCGGCCAACTTCGGTTCGCCGCTTGCGCACAAAGGACGCAGTTTCATCGGCCGGGTCATCAAGGGCTGGGGACAACCCGATTTCCAGACCGGGACTCAGATATTGAAGGGACTGGAGCTCGGCTCGCCCTACACCTTCAACCTCGCCGAACGCGACCTCTTTGACGATCAGGCCAGATGGTATGGGCGCGGCCGGATACTGGGGACCGTCCTGGTGGGTAACACCGGCTACAGCGGCGTTGCAGCGATCGCAAACGAGGAGGGTTCGGACGGTACGGTGCGCATCAGTACCGCCAACCTGAATGCGAGCAAGCTGGAAATGGTTCTGGACGAAGGACAGCGAGTCACGTCCATCAAGCGCAAGGATGTCAACGGCTCCATCGCCTTCGGCATCCTGGAGCAGGAAAACCACAGCACGATCACCCTCAGGGATGAGGGGCCGCGCAACCCGAATACCGTCGATCTGATCATCGGCGCCCTGACCACCACAGATGATTCCTTCAGCGAGACAGGCACGTCGTTTCCCTGGCAAACCACGATAGACGCCACTACCGTTAATGAGCAGAGCGACCGCTTCCAGAATACCGTCACTTACTTGCGGGACGATTTGAATCAGGACGTCAGGGACTATTTCGTCGAGTTCTATAGAAAGGGAAAGCCGGACGAGCATTTCGAGAAGGAACTCTACGAGCGTTTCATCGATGCGGTCCATCCCTATGAAGACAATCCGGCCTACCGTTCCATGTATTTGAACCTCGACGAACTTGATGACATCCAAAAACAGCTGGGCATCAACAACCTGTTTATCAGCCTGACCGCTCAACCTCTGTACAACCCGCCCAAGACGCCGGTCGGTTACCTTTCGCTGTCGCAGAACCAGACCGGCGGCCTGAAACTCTCCGGCGAACAACTGCCCGATTTCTTCAAGGCGCACAGGACACTGTTGATCGACATCACGATCACCCGGAAGGTCGGCGAGAAGGTATTCAGGATCAACGCCCCGATTTGA
- a CDS encoding EAL domain-containing protein yields the protein MDAGTTPPITLVELAKGLAHDEFVFYYQPKVSLVGGKVNGAEALIRWKKPDGTIIPPDEFIPIAESTGFITEISRAMFPKLVADMLILNDMDASISIAFNLSSKDFESPEMLELIRSAIESHQIDPDKLQVELTEAAIIDINDPNIRNNLNELVKLGVKLAMDDYGTGYSSIDTLSQWPFSVVKIDQGLIRRMVESEKSTTIVQASIRMAHQLGINVVAEGIESANVYDFLLHAGCTDAQGFWLAQPMPLAELLAFIRSDRRWSALPAGLIHMAQLDHIHWRKTLIDQVTTLAFNHSKEKSVQGVSAEQDPHRCKLGVWYYGLGQEFKGISTFDELEEPHRLLHEQGAKLIEAARNGSTREEITNGLRELTKLSSIVLGLLQELENEAFFQAAEQNG from the coding sequence ATGGATGCAGGCACAACCCCTCCGATCACCCTGGTGGAACTCGCCAAAGGTTTGGCGCACGACGAGTTCGTCTTCTATTACCAGCCCAAGGTATCCCTGGTAGGGGGCAAAGTGAACGGCGCCGAGGCACTGATCCGCTGGAAGAAGCCTGACGGCACGATAATCCCTCCCGACGAATTCATTCCCATCGCGGAATCGACCGGCTTCATCACCGAGATCAGCCGCGCCATGTTCCCGAAACTGGTTGCCGACATGCTGATCCTGAACGATATGGATGCCTCGATAAGTATCGCATTCAATTTATCGTCAAAAGACTTCGAGTCACCGGAAATGCTGGAACTGATCCGTTCGGCAATCGAAAGCCACCAGATCGATCCCGACAAGCTGCAGGTCGAATTGACGGAAGCGGCGATCATCGACATCAACGATCCCAACATCCGCAACAACCTGAATGAACTCGTCAAGCTGGGCGTCAAGCTGGCGATGGACGATTACGGAACAGGCTATTCCTCCATCGACACCCTGAGCCAATGGCCTTTCTCGGTCGTCAAGATAGACCAGGGCCTGATCCGGCGCATGGTCGAATCCGAGAAGAGCACGACCATCGTGCAAGCCAGCATCCGTATGGCCCACCAACTGGGGATCAACGTCGTGGCAGAAGGGATAGAAAGCGCCAACGTGTACGATTTCCTGCTTCACGCCGGATGTACCGACGCACAGGGTTTCTGGCTCGCCCAACCCATGCCCCTGGCCGAACTGCTCGCATTCATCAGAAGCGACCGGCGCTGGTCCGCCCTGCCGGCTGGCCTGATCCATATGGCGCAACTCGATCACATCCACTGGCGCAAGACCCTGATAGATCAGGTCACCACCCTCGCCTTCAACCACAGCAAGGAAAAAAGCGTCCAGGGCGTCTCGGCTGAACAGGACCCCCACCGCTGCAAACTCGGAGTCTGGTACTACGGGCTGGGGCAGGAGTTCAAAGGCATATCAACATTCGACGAGCTGGAAGAACCGCACCGCCTGCTTCACGAGCAAGGGGCGAAACTGATCGAGGCCGCCAGGAACGGCAGCACGAGGGAAGAGATCACCAACGGTCTGCGGGAATTGACCAAGCTGTCGAGCATCGTCCTCGGCCTGTTGCAGGAACTGGAAAACGAAGCCTTCTTCCAGGCCGCCGAACAGAACGGATAG
- a CDS encoding SemiSWEET transporter translates to MNTDLSTLLGYPAAFLTTVAFVPQAWQSWHTRDLSGISLPMYALFTLGVALWLGYGLAIGSTPVIAANAVTLMLASVVLWLKIVEMRREQAIEER, encoded by the coding sequence ATGAACACCGACCTCAGCACCCTGCTCGGCTACCCCGCCGCGTTCCTGACCACCGTCGCCTTCGTGCCGCAGGCATGGCAATCCTGGCACACTCGCGACCTGTCCGGCATCTCGCTGCCGATGTATGCGCTGTTCACGCTGGGCGTGGCACTATGGCTGGGCTACGGACTGGCGATCGGCAGCACGCCGGTGATCGCGGCGAACGCGGTGACGCTGATGCTGGCTTCGGTGGTGTTGTGGCTGAAGATAGTGGAGATGCGGCGCGAGCAAGCTATCGAGGAACGCTGA
- a CDS encoding fused MFS/spermidine synthase, whose amino-acid sequence MATPIEISEEAGVRTLHFGSEWVQGAMRIARPWNLELEYTREMMTSLLLRDPPKKVLLIGLGAASLTKFLYRHYPLAHLTVVEIEPAVVAAARQFFKLPEDPKRIHLVIGDGAEFVMNSNKKFDLILVDGFDEKARTGALETLPFYQACRAHLSRNGAMAVNLLTASRGFNRTTAQIAEAFEDRALVFPSCESGNAVALAAAGDPIEIPFEDLKESAHALKEATGLNLLPTLTRLAQAKTCLNNTLIL is encoded by the coding sequence ATGGCAACACCGATAGAAATCAGCGAAGAAGCCGGCGTACGCACGCTGCATTTCGGTTCCGAATGGGTACAGGGCGCGATGCGCATCGCGCGGCCGTGGAACCTGGAGCTGGAATACACGCGCGAGATGATGACTTCGCTGCTGCTGCGCGACCCTCCGAAAAAGGTACTGCTCATCGGGCTGGGCGCGGCTTCGCTGACCAAGTTCCTCTACCGCCACTATCCGCTCGCGCACCTCACCGTGGTGGAGATCGAGCCCGCCGTGGTCGCCGCGGCGCGGCAGTTCTTCAAGCTGCCGGAAGACCCGAAGCGCATCCATCTGGTGATCGGCGACGGCGCGGAATTCGTGATGAACAGCAACAAGAAGTTCGACCTGATCCTGGTGGATGGCTTCGACGAGAAGGCTCGCACCGGCGCGCTGGAGACGCTGCCGTTCTACCAGGCCTGCCGCGCACACCTGAGCCGCAACGGCGCGATGGCGGTGAACCTGCTGACGGCCAGCCGCGGATTCAACCGAACCACGGCGCAGATCGCCGAGGCGTTCGAGGACCGTGCGCTGGTATTCCCATCCTGCGAAAGCGGCAACGCGGTCGCCCTCGCGGCGGCGGGCGATCCCATCGAGATACCGTTCGAGGATCTGAAGGAAAGCGCGCACGCGTTGAAGGAAGCAACCGGGCTGAACCTCTTGCCCACGCTAACCCGACTGGCGCAGGCGAAGACCTGCCTCAACAATACCCTCATCCTGTAA